A single window of Candidatus Zixiibacteriota bacterium DNA harbors:
- a CDS encoding DUF309 domain-containing protein: MEAANDPRLLKGIDEFNRQLFFECHETLEAIWLEHHGEDRAFYQGIIQIAAGYFKWQQGVPAGALKLWRAGLEKIAAYGPAHLGIDLDSLARQVRRDLVEVEACRESGTEARLGTPAIRLAGRRPT, from the coding sequence ATGGAAGCCGCAAACGACCCCCGCTTGCTCAAAGGCATCGACGAGTTCAACCGGCAGCTCTTCTTCGAGTGCCATGAAACGCTCGAGGCGATCTGGCTGGAGCACCACGGCGAGGATCGGGCTTTCTATCAGGGCATCATTCAGATCGCCGCCGGCTATTTCAAATGGCAGCAGGGGGTGCCGGCGGGCGCGCTGAAGCTCTGGCGCGCGGGACTGGAGAAAATCGCGGCTTACGGGCCGGCCCATCTCGGGATCGATCTCGATTCGCTGGCGCGGCAGGTGAGGCGCGACCTCGTGGAAGTCGAAGCGTGCCGGGAAAGCGGGACCGAGGCGCGGCTGGGCACTCCAGCGATTCGCCTGGCCGGCCGACGCCCGACATGA
- the rlmD gene encoding 23S rRNA (uracil(1939)-C(5))-methyltransferase RlmD: protein MVQPTPKNEISLEIDGLVYGPGGIGRHEGRAVIVSGAAPGDRVVARIRDMHRRYATAELLQVLRPSPERQAPPCPYFAQCGGCPWQHVRYRAQLDAKQKCVEEALRRIGKLTAFEVRPILASPREYHYRRRVRLALADDGRIGFRRARSRALVEIDSCLIAAEPVNGVLEALRAWARDIRTEAEELEVVAGDGPDELVAVLRRSAPFHRPDAAAEALLRREPRLRGLVATGGGTRRAWGETRVSLAPEPGVDLRVEADVFTQVNPEGNRVLVRELLDAAEPGPADRVLELYSGAGNFTLPIARRAGEVVAVEGSRVAMESARHNAQRGGLANIRWMEARVPDAVESLSRRGERFAKIVLDPPRAGAKEIQESIASLGAARIVYVSCDPATLARDLAALARRGYRLERVQPIDLFPHTFHVEAVALLAR from the coding sequence ATGGTTCAGCCTACCCCGAAAAACGAGATCTCGCTAGAGATCGACGGGCTCGTTTACGGCCCGGGCGGCATCGGCCGCCATGAGGGTCGCGCCGTCATCGTCAGCGGAGCCGCCCCCGGCGACAGGGTCGTCGCGCGGATCCGGGACATGCATCGGCGGTACGCGACGGCCGAGCTCCTGCAGGTGCTGCGCCCGTCGCCCGAGCGCCAGGCGCCCCCCTGCCCGTATTTCGCGCAGTGCGGCGGCTGTCCCTGGCAGCATGTCCGCTACCGCGCCCAGCTCGACGCCAAGCAAAAGTGCGTGGAAGAGGCGCTGCGAAGAATCGGCAAGCTCACCGCCTTCGAGGTGCGCCCCATCCTCGCCTCGCCGCGGGAGTATCACTACCGGCGTCGCGTCCGGCTGGCGCTCGCCGACGACGGGCGGATCGGTTTCCGCCGCGCCCGGTCGCGAGCGCTCGTCGAGATCGATTCCTGTCTCATCGCCGCTGAACCCGTCAACGGCGTCCTCGAAGCGCTGCGCGCCTGGGCCCGGGACATCCGGACCGAAGCGGAGGAGCTGGAGGTGGTCGCGGGAGACGGTCCCGACGAGCTGGTCGCCGTTCTGCGCCGGTCGGCGCCTTTTCACCGCCCCGACGCCGCCGCCGAAGCGCTTCTGCGGCGCGAGCCTCGGCTTCGCGGCCTCGTCGCGACCGGCGGCGGGACCCGCAGGGCCTGGGGGGAAACCCGCGTATCGCTGGCGCCCGAGCCCGGAGTCGATCTCCGGGTCGAAGCCGACGTCTTCACGCAGGTGAACCCCGAGGGAAATCGCGTCCTCGTGCGCGAGCTGCTCGACGCGGCGGAACCGGGCCCGGCCGACCGCGTTCTCGAGCTGTACTCGGGTGCCGGCAACTTCACGCTGCCCATCGCGCGCCGCGCCGGGGAGGTCGTCGCCGTCGAGGGATCGCGGGTGGCGATGGAAAGCGCCCGGCACAACGCTCAGCGCGGCGGGCTCGCGAACATCCGCTGGATGGAAGCCCGCGTTCCGGACGCGGTCGAAAGTCTCTCACGGCGCGGCGAGCGCTTCGCGAAGATCGTGCTCGACCCGCCGCGCGCCGGAGCCAAGGAAATCCAGGAATCGATCGCCTCGCTGGGAGCGGCCCGGATCGTCTACGTCTCCTGCGACCCGGCCACGCTGGCGCGCGATCTCGCGGCGCTGGCCCGGCGCGGCTACCGTCTGGAGCGCGTTCAGCCGATCGACCTCTTTCCCCACACGTTCCACGTCGAGGCCGTCGCCCTCCTGGCGCGCTGA